One part of the Rutidosis leptorrhynchoides isolate AG116_Rl617_1_P2 chromosome 1, CSIRO_AGI_Rlap_v1, whole genome shotgun sequence genome encodes these proteins:
- the LOC139869254 gene encoding acid phosphatase 1-like, which produces MARHILFFTVIMCLVSVLTAGDWNIMNRKLKYGVQITLKNYCEAWRMNVELNNIRDFAVVPSECTSDIKNYMTGTQFKIDSEATIDEITLYLNSLGDLKQDCKNAWIFDIDDTLLSTIPYYKKHDYGGEPLNVTDFEEWMSKGKGTAMEYNLSLFNDIKKRGIQIILVSSRKEHLRTATVDNLVDAGFYGWKSLYLRNDENCLKTVQEYKAGVRTELIKKGYRILGILGDQWSSINGLPTAKRTFKLPNSLYYVA; this is translated from the exons ATGGCTAGACATATTCTTTTTTTCACGGTCATAATGTGTCTTGTTAGTGTGTTAACAGCTGGAGATTGGAACATTATGAATCGGAAACTCAAGTATGGTGTTCAAATAACCTTAAAGAACTACTGTGAGGCTTGGAGGATGAATGTTGAGTTGAACAACATTCGTGATTTCGCTGTAGTTCCATCCGAATGTACCAGTGACATCAAGAATTATATGACCGGGACCCAGTTCAAGATCGACTCAGAAGCCACCATAGATGAAATCACACTATACCTCAACAGTCTCGGTGATCTAAAACAAGATTGTAAGAATGCTTGGATCTTTGACATCGATGACACCCTTTTGTCAACTATCCCTTACTACAAGAAACACGATTATGG AGGGGAGCCATTGAACGTGACCGATTTTGAAGAATGGATGAGCAAGGGCAAGGGTACCGCAATGGAGTACAATTTAAGTTTGTTTAATGATATTAAGAAAAGAGGAATTCAAATCATTTTGGTTTCTTCAAGGAAAGAACATCTTAGAACTGCTACTGTCGATAACCTTGTTGATGCCGGTTTCTATGGTTGGAAGAGTCTTTACCTAAG GAACGATGAAAACTGTTTAAAAACAGTTCAAGAATACAAGGCTGGAGTAAGGACAGAGTTGATCAAGAAGGGTTaccgtattttggggattttgggtgaccAATGGAGCAGTATTAATGGACTACCAACGGCTAAACGAACATTCAAGCTCCCGAATTCGCTTTACTATGTTGCTTAA